From the Mauremys reevesii isolate NIE-2019 linkage group 19, ASM1616193v1, whole genome shotgun sequence genome, one window contains:
- the DIPK1B gene encoding divergent protein kinase domain 1B isoform X2 — translation MMLFQGQVPALETPKHFSTPRSLCSSQNMRCDQYKKGIISGSTCKDLCEEHTLVFQQCLSSSPTQQVYRGRWMEKEVIIKCGIEDALKADSNPDSVPRKDLVLFDKPTRGTSMDEFREMLLNFLKANLGDQTSLAALVNQIITIADVNRDGKVSLAEAKSIWALLHLNEFLLMLSLHEKEHTSKLLGHCGDLYVTEKIPHNSLYGTNVPHFFQPLLPSAIHRIIHQWFAPAWPRRAKIAIGLLEFVEEIFHGTYGNFYICETSFKNVGYNDKYDFKMVNLRKVATEMTIRGFLKGRHCEQNVDCTYGKDCMATCDKLMKQCKGDMVQPNLAKVCGLLQDYLLYGAPSDLKEELQKQLRTCMTLSGLASQMEVHHSLVLNNLKTLLWKKISNTKYS, via the exons tgcGATCAGTACAAGAAGGGGATCATTTCTGGCTCAACGTGCAAAGACCTGTGTGAGGAGCACACCCTGGTGTTCCAGCAGtgtctttcctcctcccccactcagcAG GTTTACAGGGGGCGCTGGATGGAGAAAGAAGTGATCATTAAATGTGGTATTGAAGATGCTTTAAAGGCAGACAGCAACCCCGATTCAGTGCCCAGAAAGGACCTGGTTCTCTTTGACAAGCCTACAAGAGGGACATCCATGGATGAATTCAGAGAGATGCTCCTGAACTTCCTAAAA GCTAACCTAGGAGATCAGACATCACTTGCAGCCTTGGTGAACCAAATCATCACCATCGCAGATGTGAACAGAGATGGGAAAGTATCTCTGGCAGAGGCCAAATCCATCTGGGCTCTACTTCATCTAAATGAATTCCTGCTCATGCTCTCCTTGCATGAGAAAGAGCACACCTCCAAATTGTTGGGGCACTGTGGGGACCTGTATGTCACGGAGAAGATCCCTCACAACTCCCTCTATGGTACTAATGTCCCTCACTTCTTCCAGCCACTGCTGCCTTCAGCCATCCACCGGATTATTCACCAGTGGTttgccccagcctggcccaggaGAGCAAAAATCGCCATCGGCCTTTTGGAGTTTGTGGAGGAGATATTCCATGGGACGTACGGGAACTTCTACATCTGTGAAACTAGCTTTAAGAATGTGGGCTACAACGACAAGTATGACTTCAAAATGGTCAACCTGAGGAAGGTGGCAACAGAGATGACAATCAGAGGTTTCCTCAAGGGACGTCACTGTGAGCAGAATGTGGACTGCACCTATGGGAAGGACTGCATGGCAACTTGCGACAAACTCATGAAGCAGTGCAAGGGCGACATGGTCCAGCCCAACCTGGCGAAAGTCTGTGGGCTACTGCAGGATTACTTGCTGTACGGAGCACCATCTGACTTGAAAGAAGAGCTGCAGAAGCAGCTACGAACTTGTATGACCCTTAGCGGCCTGGCTAGCCAGATGGAAGTGCACCACTCACTTGTGTTGAACAATCTCAAGACCTTGCTTTGGAAGAAGATTTCAAATACCAAATATTCCTAA
- the DIPK1B gene encoding divergent protein kinase domain 1B isoform X3 — translation MHKCDQYKKGIISGSTCKDLCEEHTLVFQQCLSSSPTQQVYRGRWMEKEVIIKCGIEDALKADSNPDSVPRKDLVLFDKPTRGTSMDEFREMLLNFLKANLGDQTSLAALVNQIITIADVNRDGKVSLAEAKSIWALLHLNEFLLMLSLHEKEHTSKLLGHCGDLYVTEKIPHNSLYGTNVPHFFQPLLPSAIHRIIHQWFAPAWPRRAKIAIGLLEFVEEIFHGTYGNFYICETSFKNVGYNDKYDFKMVNLRKVATEMTIRGFLKGRHCEQNVDCTYGKDCMATCDKLMKQCKGDMVQPNLAKVCGLLQDYLLYGAPSDLKEELQKQLRTCMTLSGLASQMEVHHSLVLNNLKTLLWKKISNTKYS, via the exons tgcGATCAGTACAAGAAGGGGATCATTTCTGGCTCAACGTGCAAAGACCTGTGTGAGGAGCACACCCTGGTGTTCCAGCAGtgtctttcctcctcccccactcagcAG GTTTACAGGGGGCGCTGGATGGAGAAAGAAGTGATCATTAAATGTGGTATTGAAGATGCTTTAAAGGCAGACAGCAACCCCGATTCAGTGCCCAGAAAGGACCTGGTTCTCTTTGACAAGCCTACAAGAGGGACATCCATGGATGAATTCAGAGAGATGCTCCTGAACTTCCTAAAA GCTAACCTAGGAGATCAGACATCACTTGCAGCCTTGGTGAACCAAATCATCACCATCGCAGATGTGAACAGAGATGGGAAAGTATCTCTGGCAGAGGCCAAATCCATCTGGGCTCTACTTCATCTAAATGAATTCCTGCTCATGCTCTCCTTGCATGAGAAAGAGCACACCTCCAAATTGTTGGGGCACTGTGGGGACCTGTATGTCACGGAGAAGATCCCTCACAACTCCCTCTATGGTACTAATGTCCCTCACTTCTTCCAGCCACTGCTGCCTTCAGCCATCCACCGGATTATTCACCAGTGGTttgccccagcctggcccaggaGAGCAAAAATCGCCATCGGCCTTTTGGAGTTTGTGGAGGAGATATTCCATGGGACGTACGGGAACTTCTACATCTGTGAAACTAGCTTTAAGAATGTGGGCTACAACGACAAGTATGACTTCAAAATGGTCAACCTGAGGAAGGTGGCAACAGAGATGACAATCAGAGGTTTCCTCAAGGGACGTCACTGTGAGCAGAATGTGGACTGCACCTATGGGAAGGACTGCATGGCAACTTGCGACAAACTCATGAAGCAGTGCAAGGGCGACATGGTCCAGCCCAACCTGGCGAAAGTCTGTGGGCTACTGCAGGATTACTTGCTGTACGGAGCACCATCTGACTTGAAAGAAGAGCTGCAGAAGCAGCTACGAACTTGTATGACCCTTAGCGGCCTGGCTAGCCAGATGGAAGTGCACCACTCACTTGTGTTGAACAATCTCAAGACCTTGCTTTGGAAGAAGATTTCAAATACCAAATATTCCTAA
- the C19H9orf116 gene encoding UPF0691 protein C9orf116 homolog produces the protein MSQAHVPEAEEGRSQRTSDYYRVNDDLPARFNHPGWFRGYRTNEPHPMYRTTNQIYGSKAPTVHEMPTSFNITSHAFSKHLGKCGMYRNNGLNTYMEKSDVTGIDNLITFYDRLNFHPSYNGSGPSHCE, from the exons ATGTCCCAGGCGCATGTGCCGGAGGCAGAGGAGGGTCGGTCCCAGAGAACCAGTGATTACTACAGAGTTAATGACGATTTGCCAGCCAGGTTCAACCACCCAGGATGGTTTCGGGGCTACAG AACGAATGAGCCCCATCCAATGTACAGGACCACCAACCAGATCTATGGAAGCAAAGCGCCTACTGTACATGAAATGCCA ACCTCCTTTAACATTACCTCACATGCATTTTCGAAACATCTTGGAAAGTGTGGCATGTATAGGAATAACGGGCTCAACACCTACATGGAGAAAAGTGATGTGACTGGCATAGATAACCTTATCACCTTCTACGACAGACTCAACTTTCACCCCAGTTACAATGGCAGTGGCCCATCCCACTGTGAATAA
- the MRPS2 gene encoding 28S ribosomal protein S2, mitochondrial — MAAARLLQAVVPRFRCLGSLGKAAPSTSQLSSRLYGTLLAPEANQQVDPTVINDKLITEPLRHPDFFNVKELFSLKELFDARVHLGHKKGCRHRFMEPYIFGCRLDQDIIDLDQTMKHLQLALNFTAHVAYRKGIILFICRNRQFGHLVEVTARDCGEYAHTRYWQGGLLTNAHVQYGTGIRLPDLLIFISTLNNVFEPHVAVRDAAKMNIPTVGVVDTNCNPSIITYPIPGNDDSPLAVELYCKLFKMTITRAKNKRKQMEVLYGLQKKADSS; from the exons ATGGCCgctgccaggctgctgcaggCGG TGGTACCAAGGTTTCGCTGCCTGGGGTCCCTGGGGAAAGCTGCTCCCAGTACCTCACAGCTCAGCAGTCGGCTTTATGGAACTCTTCTTGCCCCGGAAGCGAATCAGCAGGTGGACCCCACTG TTATTAATGACAAGCTTATAACTGAGCCTCTCAGACACCCGGACTTCTTCAACGTGAAGGAGCTCTTCTCCCTGAAAGAGCTCTTTGATGCCAGAGTGCACTTGGGGCATAAAAAAGGTTGCCGTCACAG GTTTATGGAGCCGTATATCTTTGGCTGCCGCCTTGATCAGGACATTATAGACTTGGATCAGACGATGAAACATCTGCAGCTGGCTCTGAACTTCACAGCCCATGTCGCCTACCGCAAAGGGATCATCCTCTTCATCTGCCGCAACCGTCAGTTCGGCCACCTGGTGGAGGTCACGGCCAGGGACTGTGGGGAGTACGCCCACACCCGCTACTGGCAGGGGGGCCTGCTGACCAATGCCCACGTCCAGTATGGGACCGGGATTCGCCTGCCCGACCTCCTCATCTTCATCAGCACCCTGAACAACGTCTTCGAGCCGCACGTGGCCGTTCGGGATGCCGCCAAGATGAACATCCCCACTGTGGGAGTGGTGGACACTAATTGCAACCCCTCCATCATCACGTACCCCATCCCTGGGAACGACGACAGCCCCCTGGCGGTGGAGCTCTACTGCAAGCTCTTTAAGATGACCATTACCCGGGCAAAGAACAAAAGGAAGCAGATGGAGGTTTTGTATGGACTGCAAAAGAAAGCTGACAGCAGTTAG